The segment GCCTTTAATGGGGCAAATATAGAGATAATTGGGAGCTTTAAAGATAGATATTTGGATGCTAATATATTTTCATTAAATACAAATTACCGCTCAAGTGCTAAAATCCTGGCTTTGGCAAATAAAGTTATATCTAATAATCCTAGATTATATCCAAAATCGCTTGAAGTAAGCCGTGAGGGGGAGTTTAAATCGCCTATTTTACTTGTTTATGATGAGCTTTTTATCCAGTATAATGCAGTAGCAGAGTTAATCTCAAATAGCAGATATAATAAAAATGATATCGCTATAATCTTTCGTAATAACTCAAGCGCCGATGGACTAGAGATAGCCTTAAAAGAGTATGGCATAAGCTGTAAAAGAAAAGGCGGAGTGAGCTTTTTTGAGTCTCGTGAGATTAAGGCACTTATAGATTTGATATCGATTTTGGTAAATCCTAAAGATATTATGTCATTTATACATATTTTAGAGTATGCTAAAGGAGTTGGCAACGCTCACGCTAAGGAGATTTTTGAAATTTTAATCTCATCTGGGAATGGTAGCATCATAAAAGGCCTTATAAATCCAGATAAAAATAGCGCTAAATTAGCCCCAAAAAGGCATAATCATCAGCTTGGCTTATTTGATGATTTTAGCGAATTTATGCCATCAAATAGATTTTGTGAGCTTGGATTTGATGATGAGTTTATGAAATCTCCTGTTTTAAACTACTCAAATTTAAATCAAAATGGTGCGATATTTTTGTATGAGCTTAGGAATTTGATAGTGAATTTAGATAAAAATAGCTCACCATATCAAATTATAGATAAGGTGATAAAATCTCAAATTTATAATATTATAGTTGATATCTTAGCAACTAAAAGAGCAACCCTAAAAAATGGCAATATAGATAACGAGCTTAAAAGCAGCGTAACAGAGCGGATAATATCTAAGGCTAAAGTGCTTTTAGAGATTAGTAAAAGACACAATAATATTGATAATTTTTATAACTTTTTAACCCTTGGTAAAAGCGAAATGAGCGAGGGCGAAGGGGTGAATTTGCTCACAATCCATGCTAGCAAGGGGCTTGAGTTTAGCCTTGTTTTTGTAGTAGATCTAGCTCAAGGTAGATTTCCAAATTCAAGATTAATGAGTGATATAGAAGAAGAAAGAAGGCTATTTTATGTCGCTGTAACAAGGGCAAAGGATGAATTGGTGCTAAGCTATGCTAAATATGACAAGATAAGAAAAGTCGAATACAATCCAAGCTGTTTTTTAGCCGAGGCTGGTATGGTGAAGCCTTTAATTTAAATTTTAAATTTTTCTTAAAATAAATTTCTACTATTAATATTATAAGAGAAATTATAGAAATTTTGCTTATAATCAAGCTAAATTTTAATTAAAGGATAAAAATGATTGACAATACTATAAATGATACTAGTCGTATCAAAGACGCTAGATATCTATCTAAGGTTATCAAAGCAGATGAAGCAGCGGCTCTCATCCCACATAAGGCTCAAATAGGATTTAGTGGATTTGTCGGCGCTGGAAGCCCTCTATATGTCCCAATCGCAATTGCCAATAGAGCTCAAAAGCTACATGAAGCTGGTCAAGAATATAAGATTAGTATATATTCTGGTGCTAGTACTGATGTGGATTTAGATGGTGTTTTGGCTAAGGCTAATTGTGTTGAGTTTAGAACTCCATTTAATACAGACCCAAATATGAGAGGCCGTATTAATGCTGGTGAAACTAGATATTTAGATGTCCATCTATCATCTCTTGCGTGGCAAGTAGAGTGTGGATATTTTGGTGATATGGATTTTGCTGTGATTGAAATTTCAGGTATCACAGAAGATGGCAAATTAATCCCTACCACCTCAGTAGGCAATAACCAAGCTTGGTTAAATGCTGCTAAAAAGGTGATTTTGGAGTTAAATATCCATCAACCAAAAGAGCTAGAGGGATTTCATGATATCTATGTCCAAGCCAAACCGCCATTTCGTGAGCCAATCCCACTTAAAATTGCTAGAGATCGTATAGGAACTCCATATATGAGCGTGGATTTTGATAAGGTTGTAGGTGTGGTATTAAGCTCTACTGAAGATAGGCTAAATAGCTTTACTCCACTTGATGAGGTTTCAATAGCCATTGGTGATAATGTGGCTAAATTTTTCGCTGCTGAAGAGGCTGCTGGTAGGTTACCAAAGGGTAAATTACTACCACTTCAAAGTGGTATCGGTAATGTGGCTAACGCTGTTTTAGCCGCTCTTAGTAAGGCTGGATATAAAGGACTTGAGTGCTACTCAGAAGTTATCCAAGATGGTATGCTAGACCTTGTCAAAGATGGCACCGTCGATCTAGCTTCAGCTTCAGCTCTCTCACTTAGTCCAACTGCTGTGGAGGAATTTAGAAAAAATGTTGATTTCTATAAAGAGCATATAATTCTTCGCCCACAAGAGATATCAAATAGCCCAGAATTAGTAAGACGCCTTGGGGTTGTAGCTATGAATGGTATGTTAGAAGCCGATATCTATGGCAATATAAACTCAACTAATGTTATGGGTACGCAGATGATGAACGGAATCGGCGGTAGCGGGGATTTTGCTAGAAATGGCTATCTATCTCTGTTTTTAACTCCTTCAGTAGCAAAGGGTGGGGCGATATCAGCTATTGTGCCTTTTGTGAGCCATGTAGATCACACTGAGCATGATACTATGGTGGTAGTAACCGAGTATGGATATGCTGATTTAAGAGGTTGTAGTCCAAGAGAAAGGGCACAAAAAATGATAGCTATAGCGCATCCAGATTATAGAGATATGCTACAAGACTACTTCGATAGAGCGTGCGCTCAGCCAAAACCAGGCCACACGCCACATATATTAAGCGAAGCTTTAAGTTGGCATGATAGATACAATAAAACAGGTAGCATGAAAAAATAAATTTATATTTGTCGCTGCTAAGCTCAAAGCAGCGACGCCAGATAAATTTAGTCAAATTTAATATTTTTGCTCTTTAGGTATTTGATTTAAATTATAAAAGCTTTTATAAATTTGCTTTTATTTTGTGATTATACAATTTTTGACACTTCGTTTGCCTTTATATAATCTTTTATCGGCTTGATCTGTTAATTTATGCGAGTCTGTACCGCTATCTGAAATTCCAAATGTTACGGTAAAATGGATTGATAGGGTATTTGATACTTTGATTGGGGTTTGGTTGATTATAAATCTTATATTTTGAATTTGGTTTATAAAGTTTGCTCTACTAGTATTAGTAGCTACAATTACAAACTCCTCCCCACCCCAGCGACAGACTATATCAGATTTATTGGTATTATCTGTGAAAATTTTGGCTAGAGTTTTTAGCACTTCATCACCGATATTATGGCCGAATTTGTCATTTATGCTTTTGAAATTATCTATATCGCACATAGCGATTGTGATTGTTTTGTTAGATTTTTTAGATAGGATTAAATTCAGTGCTCTTTTATTGATAAGGCCTGTGAGATGGTCAGTTTGAGAAGCGGCTTTTAATTCATGTTTGTATTTGTGTAGATCTTTTATATTTGTCTGATTTACAATATTATAAATTTTAAATATCGCAACAAATAAAAATAGCAAAAAGGCTAGATTGCTTAGGTAAAATAGCTCTACAAAATCCCCCGCAATCTTAGGAAAATAGACATTTGATACAATATAGACAATAATAAAAATGATAAACTCAAACCCAGTCAAAAGATAAGTAATCAATCTATTTTTAAAGATATTTAGATGAGCAGTTGAAGCAATAGCTATAATCACTAGATAAAATCCATAATCCCACCCGAGTATCATAGTAGCGCAGGCCGCAGATATCACGATATGTAGATGAGAGAGCAAAAATACCCTATCATAGTCATTTTCATCTATAGCCTTAATACAGATGATATAGACAAAAAGCCCCGCAAAAGCTATAATGGATAGAATATAAGAATCCATCATATAAAATATAAAAGAGTATATAATTGTTGCGATTAAAAATAGGGATAATACAAATTTGAAATTAAATGATATTTTATCTGTTATTAGGTTCATATTTTTCCGATACTACTTGATTTTTACCTTGATTTTTACCACGATAGAGTAGGTTATCAGCTATGCTAATGGCTTGGTCTATCTCTATCGGGTCTTCAATATATAATAGCCCAAATGTAGCACTGATAGGCACTTTATCGGGATTAGCACTATGGATAGTTACTCTTGCAGTCTCTGTGATTTGGATACATTTTTTGAGATTTTGAGCTGGGATTATAGCTAGGAATTCCTCTCCGCCCCAGCGACTAACCTTGCCAAATTTGGATATTTTGTTATTTAAAATTTCAGCAACCTTAGATAAGACTATATCACCAAAGATATGCCCATATGTATCATTGATACTTTTAAAATTATCTATATCGCATAAGATTACAGCTAGTGATTTTATCTGTCTGTTTGATAGCATTTTGAAATTTTGAGCTATTATCTCATTCATTGGTGCTCTATTGTATAATCCTGTGAGATAGTCGATTTCGGCGATATTTTTGTAGCTTATATTCTCTTTTTGTGTGTTTATGATATCCATAGCGTAGGTTGTGTTGTTGTTATCTTGTAAGGCTATGAATTTGACAGCTATCATAGAAAAACAAAATAGAAAGCTAATATGTTTTAGAGTTTGTGAGCCGTAATTGATATCTTGACCATTAAATGCAAAATACAAAACAATAAATAAAATTAGCTGAAAAATCGGAATAAAAAACTTTAAGATAGAATTCTTAATAGGCAACACAGGATAAATCGCTATCAATTCAAGTAAAAATAGCTCAAATCCATACCCCCAACCTAAGGTTATAATAGACAAAACCATTGTATATGTAGCGCTGATTTGTATCCATAAATTTATAATTTTTTCATATTTAGGCTCATTAAAATCTATATAAAGAGCCACTGAGATAAAAAACGATATAGCAAAATTAGTAAATAAAAATAGCAACCCAGAATAGGCATATAGCGATCCATAAACTGCTAAAATAACGATATATAATAGTAGCAGTTTATGATAGACCTTTGGGTGGGATTTTATATTTTTAGCGACTTTGTTCATTGTAATAAAGTAGATTTAAATCCAAATTTATTAGCCGCATTTTGTAGATCTTCAATTGTATCAATGCCGATACTATCGCTACTAATCTCTAACATTGCGATCTTTTTGCCACTTGAAATTGCTCTTAATTGCTCTAATTTCTCTATATTTTCTAGCTCTTTGGTAGTAAGAGAGCAAAACTTAGATAGAGTATCTACGCTATAACCATAGATCCCGATATGCGCTTTATATAGATCACAGCGACTTCTTGGGTATGGGATTAGTGAGCGTGAGAAATATATAGCGTAATCATCTTTATCTGTGATTACTTTTACCAAATTTGGATTTTGAGCTGATTGATGATCGCTAAATTTCAAGCAACTAGTCATAAATGCGCCATCTTTTATTCTTTGGGCGGTGAAATCTCTAAATTTAACTAGATTTTTCTCTTCAAAAAATGGCTCATCAGCTTGTAAATTTATCACAATTTCATCACTATTTAAATTTAGCTTTTTGGCTGCTTCGTTGATTCTATCGGTACCACTATCGTGATCTTGACTAGTAAGAATCGCTTTTATCTTGAATTTATCTGCGATATTAGCTACATTTTCATCATCACAAGCGACAACTACATCATCGCATTTACTAGCTAATTGAGCTGTTTTTACAAACATAGGAATCCCGCCTATATCGGCTAGGATTTTATTAGCAAATCTAGTTGATGCTAGGCGAGTTGGTATTATTATCATTGTTTTATCCACTCTATTATATTTGATTTTATCTTATCTTTATTGACAACTTCAGTATGAATTTCATCTTCTTTAAATAGCTTAATTATGCTTTTTGGAATTTTGGTGTGATATTTATCAGCTAGTAGTTTCATATCAGCTAGCTCATCTTTGCTATCTCTGTTTTCTAGTGATTTTATCATACTTGGAGTAAATTTCACCCATTGAGCAGTGGAGGTTATCACGCTTAGGTGGCTTGGTTGGGCTAGATTTAGGCATGTGGCTGTGTGTGGGTCTATCAAGATACCTGTTTTGGCTACTTTAGAGATATTTTTCATACACTCATCATCATCGCAATACGCAGCTTCAAATTCAGCTTTTAGCGCCTCTAACTCAGCGCTACTTAGCTCATATCTTTTATTATTTGCTAGGCTATCCATAAGCTCTTTTGTTCTAACTGGGCCAAATTTATCAAATAGTAGTCTCTCTACATTTGAGCTAATCAAAATATCCATCGCCGGGCTGATCGTATGGATAAGCTCTTTGCCATTTAGATCATAAATTCCACTATTAAATAGCTCTGTAAGGATATTATTTTTGTTTGATGCGATCTTGATTTTAGCGATATTTGCACCCATTTTTTTAGCGTAATACGCCCCAAGAGCATTACCGAAGTTGCCACTTGGGACTATAATATCAATTGGCTCTTTATTTTTATTGATGCTCACACAAACATAGATATGATATATGATTTGAAATAAAATTCTACCGAAATTTACTGAATTTGCCGCACTTAGATTGTATCCTGAGGATTTTAGAGCGGTTTTAAACTCATCATCATTTAGTAGAGTTTTAAGAGCTTGTTGCGCATCATCGAAGTTGCCTTCAATGCCTATAACTTTTAAATTTGGTGCTTTTTGATTTACCATTTGTAGTCTTTGGACTTCACTTGTGCCGTTTTTTGGGTATAGGCAGACTACTTTTATATTTTTAGCATTTTCAAATGAGCTTAGAGTAGCTGGACCTGTATCGCCGCTAGTAGCGCACATTATTAGCTGTTTTTGAACATGAGAAATAGAGCTTAAAAGCTCTCCAAAAGGCTGAAGTGCCATATCTTTAAAGGCTCTTGTAGGGCCGTGCCAAAGCTCATTAATATATAAATTTTTATCTATTTTTTTGATCTCGACAGCGCTTTTATCAAATTTATTATATCTATCTAGGGCTTTTTTAAATTTATTTAAGCTTATATTAAATTTAAATTTCTTAATAATCTCTAAAGCAAATTTAGAATAATCCAAATTTGATAGCTTTTTAAACTCTTTTTTGCTAATCAATGGTAGATTAATTGGTGCGTATAAACCGCCATATTTCGCAGCTGGATTAAGAAGTGCGTAATCTAAATTTACAGGCTCATTTACCTCATTTTCTAAGCTTAGTCTAGTAGAAACTAATTTTGGTAAATTTATATCTTTTAGTGATTTTATCGCTTTTGGATTTAGCTCTTCTAGGCTTTTGGCGTCAATATCTAAATTAAGATGATTAAAATCTTTTTCTAAGATAGATTTAATCTTTTTAAATTTACCTATAATTGCGATTATGGCTTTATCGCTATTTATATCTATATTTAATAGCTCTTTTGCGTTATTTGGGCTTAGGTTGTAGATTTCAAAGACAGATTTGTGTTTTTTAAGCTCTTTTGATAGCCCTAAGGCTTCATTTGCGTCTAATTTGATTGTTATAAATTTCATTGTATTATGCTCCCTATACCTTCATCTGTGAAAATTTCTAATAGTAATGAGTGTGGAATTTTACCATCAATTATATGAGCCGTGCCAACTCCACTTCTTATACACTCTAAACAAGCGTCAATTTTAGGTATCATTCCGCCGCTTATCGTCCCATCTTTTTTAAGCTCATCAATGCTATTTTCATCGAGTTTGCTAATTAAATTTGAGTTTTTATCCAAAACACCTTTAATATCGCTTAAAAATATAACCTTACTAGCTTTTAATTTACTAGCTATCGCACTAGCACACAAATCAGCGTTGATATTGTATGATTCGTAATTTTCACCAATAGCAATTGGTGCAATAACTGGTATCAACCCATCATCTAAAAGAGAGTTAATAAGTCTATCATCTACGCTAGTGATATCGCCTACAAAGCCGTATTTGCCATTATCCATTACCTTAGCTCTTAGCATATTATCATCTTTGCCGCTAACGCCTATGGCTCTTGCGCCATGTTTATTTAGCATACTAGTGATCTCTTTATTTACTAGGCCGCTAAGTGCCATCTCTACAACTTCCATAGTGTTTGCATCTGTAACCCTAAGCCCATCAATAAATTCGCTCTTAATATCAAGCCGATCTAAAAATGAGTTAATAGTTTTGCCACCACCATGAACCAAAACAACCTTAATACCAACAATCTGTAAAAGTACAATATCCCTAGCGAAGTTGTTTTTTAACTTCTCATCTATTTGAGCTGCTCCGCCATATTTGATAACAAAAATTTTATCTCTAAATTTTTGGATATATGGCAAAGCACTAAGGATGACTTCAGCCGTTCTACTGCTTTTTAACATATCTTTCCTTCTTGATTTGTTTGATATATTTTATCTGAATTTTGGTAGCTTTTGATAAATAACGCAATTTTATTTGATAAATTTGGCGAAATAATTGTTTTTAGCTCCAAAATAGAGAGATTTAAGCCAAAATCTTTTATCTTTACATAATCTTTTTGCGTGACTAAAAGCGAAGTGCCGTTATATTTTTTTAGTATATTTTCACACTCAAATTTATTAAATTTATAGTGATCGCCAAAATGCTCATATCCAACGCACCTATCATAGATAAAGCTAAGTCTTGAAGGATTAGCTATACCGCTTATTAAGACCATTTTATCAGTAGGGTTTATAATGTTAATCTCTTTGATTATATCATCGCTATTTGGGATGATATCAGCTAGGTTATAAAAGCTCTTTGGATAGCGATAAAATCCGCTTGGGATGGTGAAATTTAGCTTTGGTGTATTTTGTGGTTTGATTAAGATATTGAGTTTAAATATATCAGCCTTGCCAAACCCATCATCTAAAATCACAAGCTTAGCACCTAGATTTATAGCTTCATTTATAGCTATTTTGCGATCATTACAGACAATTATATTGGCATTTTTAAGGCTTATGGCATACTCCATCGCCTCATCTCCGCTGGTTTTGGTATCGCATTTTATATCACCATTTAAAGCTACTATTTGCATGCCTTTAGACTCTCTTTTATATCCTCTTAAAATTATGAAAGTTTTAAATTTAGGGCTAAATTCATTAAATATCGCTTTTGTAAGCGGGGTTTTGCCGCTACCACCTAAGATTAGATTGCCAACGCTAATTATCGGGATTTTAAATTTGACCGGCTTAGCTAGTTTAAATTTTATCCAAACCAAGCAGTAATATATAAATGAAAATGGCAAGAGCAAGGCGCTAATAGCTAGCTCAAAATAGCCTGGCTGATAAAAATACTTCTCTAGCCAAGCGTGTAATTTAGAGTTAAACACGATTTTGCGCTATTGATTTTACTGCGCTAGTGATATATAGCACCTCTTCATCGCTTAAAGCCGCATATATAGGTAGTGAGAGAATTTGCTGATAGGTTTTAAGCGCTTTTGGGAAGTCATTTACCCTTAGGTGGTATTTGTTTTTATAGTAGCTGAGTAGGTGCATTGGGCGATAGTGAAGGCTAGTGTGAATGCCAATATCTTTTAACTCTCTAGCAAAGCTATCACGATTTTTATCAATTTTGATTATATATTGATTATATATATGATCTCGCTTAATTACTGGAGTGGTGATATGTGGGCAATCTTTTAACTCTTCATTATACATAGCAGCTATGGCTTTTCTACGCTCAATAAACATATCTAGCTTTTCAAATTGAGCTATACTATATGCAGCGCAAAGTGAGTTTAAATCATATTTTTGACCGATATCGATAACATCATACATATAGCCTAAATTTCCATCTTTATCAAAGCTATCGTTGATTATAGCGTGGTTGCGAATTAGTCTAGCACGACTAGCCATCTCATCATCATTTGTAACTATAATACCAGTTGTTGCTACTGCGTGTTGGACTTGGGGATTGATCTGAAAACAAGACATATATGAGCTCATATTGCCTATTAATTTGCCTTTATATGTAGCGCCCATCGCTCTACTAGCATCATCAATAATCTTTATATCATACTCATTAGCAAGGGCGTATATAGCGTCCATATCAGCACTTTGACCAGCTACATGGGTTATAAATGCGGCTTTTAATTTTTTGTGTTTTTGAGTTTTTAGGATCTTTTCTAGCTCATTTGGGTCTATATTAAAATCATCTTCATTTATATCGACAAAGATCGGCTCAGCATCAAAATGCCTAATGACTTGAGCGATACTAGGAAAGGCATTAACAGAGCAGATGATCTTATCTCCACGCTTTAAATCCATCGCACATAAGCTTAGGTGTATAGCGGCGGTGCCGTTATTTGTGGTGATAGCGTGTTTGGCACCGAAGAAATTTTTTATCTTATTTTCTAAATTCTCAACCATATAGTTTGCATTTTTTTCTAAGGTCTCTTTGATAAGTTCATGCTCTCTATCGGTAATTAATGGGCGAAAAAATGGTATATCTCTCATCAAATCTCCTAATTTATTGGTATAGCTGGTGGTTTGAGTTTAAAGCTATTTTTAGATATTCTATTTATAATTTGGTTTTTAAATTCGCTATCAAATTTAGATAGATCTTCGTTATTTTCTATCGCTTTTAATAGCTCATCAATCTCTTTATAACTATATCCTAGCTCACTCTCATCGCTTTGATTTTGCCATAGATCTGCGCTTGGGGCTTTGTTTATTATATTTGGATTTATGCTAAGATATGAAGCAAATTTAAAAAGATCGCTTTTATAGATATTGGCAATTGGATTTAAAGCACACGCCATATCGCCATAGATTGTCCCATAGCCTAGGATTCTTTCGCTTTTATTGCTCGTGCCTACGACTAGGGAGTTTAGCTGACTAGAGTGATCATATAAGATAATCATACGAATTCTAGCTGTGATATTGCCAACTCTTAATCTATCAAATTTATCGCTAAAAGGCAAAAATGCGGCTAAAATATCGCTGATATCGATTATTTCATAGCTTATCTTTAAGCTTTTAGATAGCTCTATAGCATCGGCTAAATTTTGTTTATTTGAGTTAGAAGTTGGCATTATAAGAGCCTTTGTAGGTGCGACTTTAGCGCATAAAGTGGCTACAACAGCAGAATCTAATCCACCGCTTAATCCAACTACAAAGCCACTAGCTTTTGAGCTTTTGAGATAAGAATTAAGAAAATTTATAAGTTTATTTTCTAATAATTTAAAATTTTCCACTAATATCATCCATAAAAAAATTGGCAAATTATATCTATTTTAAGGTAAAATATATCTTATAATATTTGAATTTAATTTAAAAAGGTGAAAAATGCAGATTATTTCAAGAGCTTTTGGGATTTATGGGACGAATTGTTATGTGGTGATTTTAGATAGTGGTGAGGTGATAATAGACCCAGGTGATGGGGCTTTGGAGTGGATTGAAAAGGTGTGTAAAAATCCTTTGGCTATCTTATGTACTCATGGGCATTTTGATCATATATATGATTGTGAGGAGATAAGGAGTAAATTTAATACCAAAATTTACATCCCCAAAGATGACGCTTTTATGTGCGAGAATGATCCATTTGGGCTTTTAAAGGCGAAATTCAAACCAGATATTATGGTAGATGATAAAGATGAGATTGAGCTTGGTGGGGTGAAATTTTGCTTTCATCACTTTGCTGGGCATACGCCAGGATGTAGCGTGATAACAGCTGAAAATGTGATGTTTAGCGGGGATTTTATATTTAAAAATTCAATTGGTAGATATGATTTTCCTTTTAGTGATGGGGCTCTTATGAAAGAGAGTTTAAATAGAGTTTTGGGATTTAAAGATTATAGAATTTACCCAGGGCATGGAGAGCCAACAAGCCTAGATAGTGAGAGAAATTCTCTATCTAGATGGGCTCAGGCTATATAGTGGCTATTGCTCCTCTTCGCCATTTACTTTTTTCTTTTGTTGAAGTTTAAATATATGCTCTTCTAAGACAACTACTTGATAGGTGCCCTCAAAGACTTTTATATCTTTTATGGTGCCTATAACCTTGATTTCACGCTTTTTAGACTCTTCGAAATATGCGTGAGCTTCGAATTCAACCAAATCCCCAACCTTAGCTGGAGCATATAAATTTACTTTAGCGCTTATAGTTACTGAGTATTGTGTATTTATAGCTACATGTGCCGCCCACTCAGCAGCCCCAAATATAAATCCACCATGAATTAGCTTTTCATCATCAAATACCATCTCATTGCTAGTCATCAGGGCGGTTTTGGCATAGTTTGGTTTCATGTTAATTATCCCACCGCATAGGGTTGAGTTTATAGAAATTGGGATATTTAAAATTCCTTGGAAACGCTCTGAACTATCTATCAATCCGACATCTTGTAAGCTCTCATCATATTCGCTCATAATCTACCTTTAAGTTAATCTTATATAAATTCTCTTTGGTGCTGGATAGCCTTCAATTGTTTTTGAGCTATCATTTGGGTCTAAAAAATCTTCTAAACTCTGGCTATCTATCCACTTAGTTTTGCGTTGTTCAAAGCTATCTGTATCTTTGGTAGCTAGAATCTCAAAACTCTTAAATTTAGCCCGTTTAGCCCAATTTCGCAACGCCTTAATACTAGGGATAAAGCTGATATTTGGGATTTTAGAGTAGCTTGTATCTGGGCTTAATACCATCTCATCATCACGATCA is part of the Campylobacter lanienae NCTC 13004 genome and harbors:
- a CDS encoding ATP-dependent helicase; this encodes MPLSKLNKEQYRAATAPMGHNLIIASAGTGKTSTIVARIAHLLNSGIKANKILLLTFTNKAASEMIERLGRYFDNDIVSQITAGTFHSVSNSLLKSLDKGVILKQPSELKTLLKSITDRRQFHRISDIKGYSGAYLYDIYSLFCNSCVGGESFVDWFSVNYPDQVEFAEIYDDILREFEETKSNFNYADFNDLLIKMRNELKKGARIYFDEILVDEYQDTNSLQGSLIDAFNTKSLFCVGDFDQSIYAFNGANIEIIGSFKDRYLDANIFSLNTNYRSSAKILALANKVISNNPRLYPKSLEVSREGEFKSPILLVYDELFIQYNAVAELISNSRYNKNDIAIIFRNNSSADGLEIALKEYGISCKRKGGVSFFESREIKALIDLISILVNPKDIMSFIHILEYAKGVGNAHAKEIFEILISSGNGSIIKGLINPDKNSAKLAPKRHNHQLGLFDDFSEFMPSNRFCELGFDDEFMKSPVLNYSNLNQNGAIFLYELRNLIVNLDKNSSPYQIIDKVIKSQIYNIIVDILATKRATLKNGNIDNELKSSVTERIISKAKVLLEISKRHNNIDNFYNFLTLGKSEMSEGEGVNLLTIHASKGLEFSLVFVVDLAQGRFPNSRLMSDIEEERRLFYVAVTRAKDELVLSYAKYDKIRKVEYNPSCFLAEAGMVKPLI
- a CDS encoding succinate CoA transferase, whose product is MIDNTINDTSRIKDARYLSKVIKADEAAALIPHKAQIGFSGFVGAGSPLYVPIAIANRAQKLHEAGQEYKISIYSGASTDVDLDGVLAKANCVEFRTPFNTDPNMRGRINAGETRYLDVHLSSLAWQVECGYFGDMDFAVIEISGITEDGKLIPTTSVGNNQAWLNAAKKVILELNIHQPKELEGFHDIYVQAKPPFREPIPLKIARDRIGTPYMSVDFDKVVGVVLSSTEDRLNSFTPLDEVSIAIGDNVAKFFAAEEAAGRLPKGKLLPLQSGIGNVANAVLAALSKAGYKGLECYSEVIQDGMLDLVKDGTVDLASASALSLSPTAVEEFRKNVDFYKEHIILRPQEISNSPELVRRLGVVAMNGMLEADIYGNINSTNVMGTQMMNGIGGSGDFARNGYLSLFLTPSVAKGGAISAIVPFVSHVDHTEHDTMVVVTEYGYADLRGCSPRERAQKMIAIAHPDYRDMLQDYFDRACAQPKPGHTPHILSEALSWHDRYNKTGSMKK
- a CDS encoding GGDEF domain-containing protein, which codes for MNLITDKISFNFKFVLSLFLIATIIYSFIFYMMDSYILSIIAFAGLFVYIICIKAIDENDYDRVFLLSHLHIVISAACATMILGWDYGFYLVIIAIASTAHLNIFKNRLITYLLTGFEFIIFIIVYIVSNVYFPKIAGDFVELFYLSNLAFLLFLFVAIFKIYNIVNQTNIKDLHKYKHELKAASQTDHLTGLINKRALNLILSKKSNKTITIAMCDIDNFKSINDKFGHNIGDEVLKTLAKIFTDNTNKSDIVCRWGGEEFVIVATNTSRANFINQIQNIRFIINQTPIKVSNTLSIHFTVTFGISDSGTDSHKLTDQADKRLYKGKRSVKNCIITK
- a CDS encoding GGDEF domain-containing protein, translating into MNKVAKNIKSHPKVYHKLLLLYIVILAVYGSLYAYSGLLFLFTNFAISFFISVALYIDFNEPKYEKIINLWIQISATYTMVLSIITLGWGYGFELFLLELIAIYPVLPIKNSILKFFIPIFQLILFIVLYFAFNGQDINYGSQTLKHISFLFCFSMIAVKFIALQDNNNTTYAMDIINTQKENISYKNIAEIDYLTGLYNRAPMNEIIAQNFKMLSNRQIKSLAVILCDIDNFKSINDTYGHIFGDIVLSKVAEILNNKISKFGKVSRWGGEEFLAIIPAQNLKKCIQITETARVTIHSANPDKVPISATFGLLYIEDPIEIDQAISIADNLLYRGKNQGKNQVVSEKYEPNNR
- the kdsB gene encoding 3-deoxy-manno-octulosonate cytidylyltransferase, with protein sequence MIIIPTRLASTRFANKILADIGGIPMFVKTAQLASKCDDVVVACDDENVANIADKFKIKAILTSQDHDSGTDRINEAAKKLNLNSDEIVINLQADEPFFEEKNLVKFRDFTAQRIKDGAFMTSCLKFSDHQSAQNPNLVKVITDKDDYAIYFSRSLIPYPRSRCDLYKAHIGIYGYSVDTLSKFCSLTTKELENIEKLEQLRAISSGKKIAMLEISSDSIGIDTIEDLQNAANKFGFKSTLLQ
- the thrC gene encoding threonine synthase encodes the protein MKFITIKLDANEALGLSKELKKHKSVFEIYNLSPNNAKELLNIDINSDKAIIAIIGKFKKIKSILEKDFNHLNLDIDAKSLEELNPKAIKSLKDINLPKLVSTRLSLENEVNEPVNLDYALLNPAAKYGGLYAPINLPLISKKEFKKLSNLDYSKFALEIIKKFKFNISLNKFKKALDRYNKFDKSAVEIKKIDKNLYINELWHGPTRAFKDMALQPFGELLSSISHVQKQLIMCATSGDTGPATLSSFENAKNIKVVCLYPKNGTSEVQRLQMVNQKAPNLKVIGIEGNFDDAQQALKTLLNDDEFKTALKSSGYNLSAANSVNFGRILFQIIYHIYVCVSINKNKEPIDIIVPSGNFGNALGAYYAKKMGANIAKIKIASNKNNILTELFNSGIYDLNGKELIHTISPAMDILISSNVERLLFDKFGPVRTKELMDSLANNKRYELSSAELEALKAEFEAAYCDDDECMKNISKVAKTGILIDPHTATCLNLAQPSHLSVITSTAQWVKFTPSMIKSLENRDSKDELADMKLLADKYHTKIPKSIIKLFKEDEIHTEVVNKDKIKSNIIEWIKQ
- the argB gene encoding acetylglutamate kinase, producing the protein MLKSSRTAEVILSALPYIQKFRDKIFVIKYGGAAQIDEKLKNNFARDIVLLQIVGIKVVLVHGGGKTINSFLDRLDIKSEFIDGLRVTDANTMEVVEMALSGLVNKEITSMLNKHGARAIGVSGKDDNMLRAKVMDNGKYGFVGDITSVDDRLINSLLDDGLIPVIAPIAIGENYESYNINADLCASAIASKLKASKVIFLSDIKGVLDKNSNLISKLDENSIDELKKDGTISGGMIPKIDACLECIRSGVGTAHIIDGKIPHSLLLEIFTDEGIGSIIQ